In Deinococcus fonticola, a genomic segment contains:
- the rplI gene encoding 50S ribosomal protein L9, whose product MQVILLEPGKLGKTGEVVKVKDGYARNWLIPQGKAAAATSSNMKTLEAQLRSIQKRQAQEKATAEDLSSRLNGVAVELSVRAGEGKIYGAVTHADVQGALDKLGFDVDKRRIDMPKTVKEIGEYDIAYRAHPEVTIPMKLVVHASK is encoded by the coding sequence ATGCAAGTGATTCTTCTTGAACCCGGCAAGCTCGGCAAGACCGGTGAAGTGGTGAAAGTCAAGGACGGGTACGCCCGCAACTGGCTGATCCCCCAGGGCAAAGCCGCCGCCGCCACCAGCAGCAACATGAAGACGCTGGAAGCCCAGCTGCGCAGCATCCAGAAGCGCCAGGCACAGGAAAAGGCCACCGCCGAAGACCTGTCCAGCCGCCTGAACGGCGTGGCCGTGGAACTCAGCGTTCGCGCCGGCGAAGGCAAGATCTACGGTGCCGTGACGCACGCTGACGTGCAGGGTGCGCTCGACAAACTGGGCTTCGACGTGGACAAGCGCCGCATCGACATGCCCAAGACCGTCAAGGAAATCGGCGAGTACGACATCGCCTACCGCGCCCACCCCGAAGTGACCATCCCCATGAAACTCGTGGTTCACGCCTCGAAGTAA
- a CDS encoding N-acetylmuramoyl-L-alanine amidase, with protein MKARATLLSSALLLSSWAAAQTDPFQRGAPPQATPSLRSGNAVTVPGATLNVPPPAAATPASASAASPVTAFGNPRSSSDGNTTRIVFDLPASPLTYTLTPTFSGLRIDVQGARVIPAVTARLGATVTEYRAGGGQVTLVTPFPLSTTEGWRASEATIAGGTRVLILEFGGTLSGGAGPTVKGRVLAAAPATTTAAQATLSAPLPTSPSAAAGAGLFPGTVGSGAAGAVGAGTVNHATVKGAQTALTSGGNGVGLPPGDTIRTGPVVPAPALPGADSEKPSPLTGRVPGDAGASVPLSAPRIGKNPGLTRVVLDLPAGASYRLVPTALGMRVELSGVTVGPAAQMEADVSPEVRGWRYDAVSGGVHVSLLTAAPTTVRSGWRSQLLPPASGSDRYRLAIDLSPALADTTALKPSEKIVASVPPIPTARGTAILALSASYARPRVVIDPGHGGIDPGAVGAVVEKEVNLAVGLRVRDLLKAAGVDVVMTRDRDTQLSRDKNTDLNMRAGLGTPGTQLYVSIHVNAMAPANVLRGYGIETWWNPNHPLSQNLAALLQRNTIQTTAAFDQGLKSSRSLAVLRNSRIPAALIEVGFTSHPVDGLNLRDDNYLDRLALGIANGIRDALITGVTANNSVTRSAVGGAGK; from the coding sequence ATGAAGGCCCGTGCCACCCTGCTCTCATCAGCTCTGCTGCTCAGTTCCTGGGCCGCCGCACAGACCGACCCCTTCCAGCGCGGGGCACCCCCGCAGGCCACCCCCTCCCTCCGCAGCGGCAACGCCGTCACCGTACCGGGCGCGACGCTGAACGTGCCCCCGCCCGCCGCCGCCACCCCGGCCAGCGCCTCCGCGGCCAGCCCTGTCACCGCCTTCGGGAACCCGCGCAGCAGTTCCGACGGCAACACCACCCGCATCGTGTTCGATCTGCCGGCCAGCCCTTTGACGTACACCCTGACCCCGACTTTCAGCGGCCTGCGCATCGACGTGCAGGGGGCGCGCGTCATTCCCGCCGTGACGGCGCGCCTGGGGGCCACCGTGACTGAATACCGTGCAGGTGGCGGGCAGGTCACGCTGGTGACGCCCTTTCCGCTTTCCACCACCGAAGGCTGGCGGGCCAGTGAGGCGACCATTGCTGGCGGCACCAGAGTGCTGATTCTGGAATTCGGTGGCACGCTCTCCGGCGGGGCCGGGCCGACCGTCAAGGGCCGCGTGCTGGCCGCTGCTCCAGCCACCACCACCGCTGCCCAGGCCACCCTCAGCGCCCCGCTGCCGACATCCCCGAGTGCCGCAGCGGGGGCCGGGCTTTTTCCCGGTACTGTCGGTTCGGGCGCGGCGGGTGCCGTGGGTGCCGGAACGGTGAATCATGCCACTGTCAAGGGCGCACAGACAGCGCTCACGAGTGGCGGCAATGGCGTGGGGCTGCCGCCCGGCGACACCATCCGTACCGGCCCAGTGGTGCCCGCACCTGCCCTGCCCGGCGCAGACTCCGAGAAGCCCAGCCCCCTGACGGGCCGTGTGCCCGGCGACGCTGGTGCCAGCGTGCCCCTCAGCGCCCCGCGCATCGGCAAGAACCCCGGCTTGACGCGTGTGGTGCTTGACCTGCCCGCCGGCGCCAGTTACCGCCTGGTGCCCACCGCGCTGGGGATGCGCGTCGAACTGAGCGGCGTCACGGTCGGCCCCGCCGCCCAGATGGAAGCGGACGTGTCGCCTGAAGTGCGCGGCTGGCGTTACGACGCCGTCAGCGGCGGCGTTCACGTGAGCCTGCTGACCGCAGCCCCCACCACTGTGCGCAGCGGCTGGCGTTCTCAACTGCTGCCCCCCGCGAGCGGCAGCGACCGTTACCGCCTGGCCATCGACCTCTCGCCGGCCCTGGCCGACACCACCGCCCTGAAACCGAGCGAGAAGATTGTGGCCAGCGTGCCACCCATTCCCACGGCGCGCGGCACCGCCATCCTGGCCCTCAGCGCCAGTTACGCCCGACCCCGCGTGGTGATCGACCCCGGTCACGGCGGCATCGACCCCGGCGCAGTCGGCGCGGTGGTCGAGAAGGAGGTGAACCTGGCAGTGGGCCTGCGCGTGCGCGACCTGCTGAAGGCCGCGGGCGTGGATGTCGTGATGACCCGTGACCGCGACACGCAACTCAGCCGGGACAAGAACACCGACCTGAACATGCGGGCTGGCCTGGGCACCCCCGGCACGCAACTGTACGTCAGCATTCACGTGAACGCCATGGCCCCCGCCAACGTCCTGCGCGGGTACGGCATCGAGACGTGGTGGAACCCCAACCACCCCCTCTCGCAGAACCTGGCCGCGCTGCTGCAACGCAACACCATTCAGACCACCGCCGCCTTCGACCAGGGCCTCAAGAGCAGCCGCTCGCTGGCCGTGCTGCGCAACAGCCGCATCCCCGCCGCGCTGATCGAGGTGGGCTTCACCAGCCACCCCGTCGACGGCCTGAACCTCAGGGACGACAATTACCTCGACCGCCTGGCCCTGGGCATCGCCAACGGCATCCGCGACGCCCTGATTACCGGCGTCACCGCCAACAACAGCGTTACCCGAAGTGCAGTGGGCGGTGCCGGGAAGTAA
- a CDS encoding DUF2270 domain-containing protein, translating to MPGAGGGQGAVHPEGLTEVSYSTNQANALIHLYRAEVGKMTAYRQRLDMTTNWSVVTTAGLASFALGDVNNSHATFLFAMFMNYFFLRLEARRFRTYEIAHHRVRIMERFFYPAMLGDKVDANWHQLLLAELSKPRSPMSRNDAMGWRLGRNYLWIYTAVLLAWFAKLDLQMPKGWKLEFPAALELADIGSFPGWLVFLGVFTFYGYLIWLAVRAYRTYPLEEG from the coding sequence ATGCCCGGTGCGGGTGGGGGACAGGGGGCCGTTCACCCGGAAGGCCTCACGGAAGTCAGTTACAGCACCAACCAGGCGAATGCCCTGATTCACCTGTACCGCGCCGAGGTGGGGAAAATGACGGCTTACCGTCAGCGGCTGGACATGACCACCAACTGGTCGGTGGTGACCACCGCGGGCCTGGCGAGTTTCGCGCTGGGGGACGTGAACAACAGTCACGCGACCTTTCTGTTCGCCATGTTCATGAACTACTTTTTTCTGCGTTTGGAAGCGCGGCGTTTTCGCACTTACGAGATTGCGCACCACCGCGTGCGGATCATGGAACGGTTTTTCTACCCGGCCATGCTGGGCGATAAGGTGGACGCCAACTGGCATCAGTTGCTGCTGGCCGAGTTGAGTAAACCGCGCAGTCCCATGAGCCGCAACGACGCGATGGGCTGGCGGCTGGGGCGCAATTACCTGTGGATTTACACGGCGGTGCTGCTGGCCTGGTTTGCGAAGCTGGATTTGCAGATGCCGAAAGGCTGGAAACTGGAGTTCCCGGCGGCCCTGGAACTGGCAGACATCGGGAGTTTTCCGGGCTGGCTGGTGTTTCTGGGGGTATTCACGTTTTACGGTTACCTGATCTGGCTGGCGGTGCGGGCTTACCGGACTTACCCACTGGAAGAAGGCTGA
- a CDS encoding single-stranded DNA-binding protein, producing MARGMNHVFLIGALARDPELRYTPSGTAVFEATVAGEDHLIGTDGRERKLPWYHRVSILGKPAEWQAERNLKGGDAVMVEGSLEYSQWEAPEGGKRSMVRVKALRMEQLGYEPELVSDAGGGVRMGSGMNEVVLIGNVVRDPELRYTPAGDAVLGLGLAVNETWNDRQGQRQEKTHWIDATLWRELAESMQSVRKGDPIMVVGRLVNESWTDKDGNKRNSTKVEATRVESLARGAAAGTTAGYAASPAAPRTQTASSPARPAATAARASAPARSAGNRSGNLDIDQGLDDFPPEEEDLPF from the coding sequence ATGGCCAGAGGCATGAACCACGTTTTCCTGATCGGCGCACTCGCCCGTGACCCCGAACTGCGTTACACCCCCAGCGGCACCGCCGTGTTTGAAGCCACCGTGGCCGGCGAAGATCACCTGATCGGCACGGACGGCCGCGAACGCAAACTCCCGTGGTACCACCGCGTTTCCATTCTCGGCAAACCCGCCGAGTGGCAGGCGGAACGCAACCTGAAAGGCGGCGACGCCGTGATGGTCGAAGGTAGCCTGGAGTACAGCCAATGGGAAGCCCCGGAAGGTGGCAAGCGCAGCATGGTGCGCGTCAAGGCGCTGCGCATGGAGCAGCTCGGTTACGAACCGGAGCTCGTGTCAGACGCCGGAGGCGGCGTACGCATGGGCAGCGGCATGAACGAAGTTGTCCTGATTGGCAACGTCGTCCGTGACCCCGAACTGCGTTACACGCCCGCCGGAGACGCCGTGCTCGGACTCGGCCTGGCCGTGAACGAAACGTGGAATGACCGCCAGGGACAACGCCAGGAAAAAACCCACTGGATCGACGCGACCCTGTGGCGTGAACTGGCCGAAAGCATGCAGAGCGTCCGCAAAGGTGACCCCATCATGGTCGTCGGGCGCCTCGTGAACGAATCCTGGACGGACAAAGACGGCAACAAGCGCAACAGCACCAAAGTAGAAGCGACGAGAGTCGAAAGTCTCGCCCGAGGCGCCGCTGCCGGCACAACCGCCGGCTACGCTGCCTCCCCCGCCGCACCTCGCACGCAGACCGCGAGCAGTCCGGCGCGCCCGGCGGCCACCGCCGCCAGGGCAAGTGCTCCCGCCAGGAGCGCGGGGAACCGTTCGGGCAACTTAGACATTGACCAGGGTCTCGACGACTTCCCACCCGAGGAAGAAGACCTGCCTTTCTAA
- a CDS encoding gamma-glutamyltransferase family protein, whose protein sequence is MPFNPDFPVVRRPLYARRGMVGTSQPLAAQAGLSVLQAGGNAVDAAIATAAALTVVEPTSNGIGGDNFALVWAGGEVHGMNASGAAPAGLTLDALAGGEMPRHGWTPVTVPGAVRGWADLHARFGKLDFAQVLAPAIRYAREGFPLSPVLAANWARAIRSYRALKLPILDEWLRTFAPEGFTPRPGALWRSEGHARTLESIARSHGQSFYQGELAEQIDAHARATGGFLRGEDLAAHQTEWVTPIYTDFDGHRLYEIPPNGQGIAALIALNVLNGLELPERRDDPAGLHLQIEAMKRGFHDAHTAVGDPRHVAVDVEHLLSDANAQAHRQHLSDAAHDPATTAPSAGGTVYLCTADEGGQMVSFIQSNYMGFGSGVVIPGTGIGLHNRGHNFHLDPAHPNALKPGKRPYHTIIPGFLTSADGTPVGPFGVMGGFMQPQGHLQVVLNTVRYGMNPQQALDAPRWQWLSGKRVEVEHHLGAQLARELAARGHEVSVQLESGSFGRGQMIRRDPETGVLEGGTESRTDGHIAVW, encoded by the coding sequence ATGCCCTTCAATCCAGACTTTCCCGTGGTGCGCCGCCCGCTCTACGCCCGCCGGGGCATGGTGGGGACCAGTCAACCGCTGGCCGCGCAGGCGGGCCTGAGCGTGCTGCAAGCGGGCGGCAACGCCGTGGACGCCGCCATCGCCACCGCCGCCGCGCTCACCGTGGTCGAACCGACCAGCAACGGCATCGGCGGGGACAACTTCGCGCTGGTGTGGGCCGGCGGCGAGGTTCACGGTATGAACGCCAGCGGGGCCGCGCCCGCCGGGCTGACGTTGGACGCCCTGGCCGGCGGCGAGATGCCCCGGCACGGCTGGACGCCCGTGACCGTGCCCGGCGCGGTGCGTGGCTGGGCAGATCTGCATGCCCGGTTCGGGAAACTGGATTTCGCGCAGGTGCTGGCCCCCGCCATCCGATACGCCCGCGAGGGCTTCCCGCTGTCGCCGGTGCTGGCGGCCAACTGGGCGCGGGCCATCCGCAGTTACCGCGCCCTGAAGTTGCCCATTCTGGACGAGTGGCTGCGCACCTTCGCCCCTGAAGGCTTCACGCCGCGCCCCGGCGCTCTGTGGCGCAGTGAAGGCCACGCCCGCACCCTGGAAAGCATTGCCCGCAGTCACGGCCAGAGCTTTTACCAGGGTGAGCTGGCCGAGCAGATCGACGCGCACGCCCGCGCCACCGGCGGGTTCCTGCGCGGGGAAGACCTGGCCGCGCACCAGACCGAGTGGGTCACGCCTATTTACACCGACTTTGACGGTCACCGCCTCTACGAGATTCCACCCAACGGCCAGGGCATCGCCGCGCTGATTGCCTTAAATGTCCTGAACGGCCTGGAACTGCCCGAGCGGCGCGACGACCCGGCCGGGCTGCACCTGCAAATCGAGGCCATGAAGCGCGGCTTTCACGACGCGCACACCGCCGTGGGCGACCCCCGGCACGTCGCGGTGGATGTCGAGCACCTGCTGTCAGACGCCAACGCGCAGGCGCACCGCCAGCACCTCTCGGACGCGGCGCACGACCCGGCCACCACCGCGCCCAGTGCCGGCGGCACGGTGTACCTGTGTACCGCCGACGAGGGCGGCCAGATGGTCAGTTTCATCCAGAGCAACTACATGGGCTTCGGCAGCGGCGTGGTTATTCCCGGCACCGGTATCGGGCTTCACAACCGGGGCCACAACTTCCACCTCGACCCCGCGCACCCCAACGCCCTGAAACCCGGCAAACGCCCCTACCACACCATTATTCCCGGGTTCCTGACCAGCGCGGACGGCACGCCGGTTGGCCCCTTTGGCGTGATGGGCGGCTTCATGCAGCCCCAGGGCCACCTGCAGGTGGTGCTGAACACCGTGCGCTACGGCATGAACCCGCAGCAGGCGCTGGACGCCCCGCGCTGGCAGTGGCTCAGTGGTAAGCGCGTGGAAGTCGAGCACCACCTGGGCGCCCAGCTCGCCCGTGAACTGGCGGCCAGGGGCCACGAAGTGAGCGTGCAACTGGAGTCCGGCAGCTTCGGACGCGGCCAGATGATTCGCCGTGACCCCGAGACCGGCGTACTGGAAGGCGGCACCGAGAGCCGCACCGACGGCCACATCGCGGTGTGGTAA
- a CDS encoding RodZ domain-containing protein: MTFGAALQQAREAQGHDLADVAARTRIRSEYLRAIEAEELGALPERALVRSYITTYARDLALDPAPLLADLEALYPDNAPPVQRSYLQTTEPARRGCGAALPTLLAVLLIGGAAAYSFWQSRAPKTTAKVPVEVEEPIAPVNVNLTVESLPGGAKVFLDNRELGRAPIRSFPTEARQGAVLRVEYGGRMPFKQNIDLRQGRHLKVRLMPLNMGASIMTDASTGQVQESLPVPVPKAPPAPVKGVTVSLSGASWLRATAPDGNVLYEGILGAGTTRTFPNGTTLRAGNAGAVKVSVDGGAAETMGPDGQALTRRY, translated from the coding sequence ATGACGTTCGGTGCTGCCCTCCAACAGGCGCGTGAGGCCCAGGGCCACGACCTGGCCGATGTGGCGGCCCGCACCAGAATTCGCAGCGAGTACCTGCGGGCCATCGAGGCCGAGGAACTGGGCGCCCTGCCGGAGCGCGCGCTGGTGCGCTCGTACATCACCACCTATGCCCGCGACCTGGCCCTCGACCCCGCGCCGCTGCTGGCCGATCTGGAGGCCCTGTACCCGGACAATGCGCCTCCGGTGCAGCGCTCTTACCTGCAAACGACGGAACCCGCCCGGCGCGGTTGCGGGGCGGCCCTGCCCACTCTGCTGGCTGTCCTGCTGATCGGTGGGGCGGCCGCCTACTCGTTCTGGCAGTCCCGCGCTCCTAAAACGACTGCCAAAGTGCCTGTCGAGGTGGAGGAACCCATCGCGCCCGTGAACGTGAACCTGACGGTCGAGAGCCTGCCGGGGGGCGCAAAAGTCTTTCTGGATAACCGTGAGCTGGGTCGCGCCCCCATTCGCTCGTTTCCCACCGAGGCCCGCCAGGGCGCGGTGCTGCGAGTCGAGTACGGTGGGCGCATGCCCTTCAAGCAGAACATTGATCTGCGCCAGGGCCGGCACCTGAAGGTGCGCCTGATGCCCCTCAACATGGGGGCCAGCATCATGACGGACGCCAGTACCGGGCAGGTGCAGGAATCCCTGCCGGTGCCCGTTCCCAAGGCCCCGCCTGCTCCGGTCAAGGGCGTGACCGTTTCCCTGAGCGGCGCGTCGTGGCTGCGGGCCACCGCGCCGGACGGCAACGTGCTGTACGAAGGTATCCTGGGTGCCGGCACCACCCGCACTTTCCCCAACGGCACCACCCTGCGCGCCGGAAACGCCGGGGCCGTGAAAGTCAGCGTGGACGGCGGGGCCGCCGAGACCATGGGGCCAGATGGACAGGCGCTCACCAGAAGGTACTGA
- a CDS encoding 30S ribosomal protein S6 — MQQYDLNLILNPNLSAEQVQIEKDYIENTLKNTGAEIVGLDDRESNTRLAYHIGKDREGRILFYTIKAAGNPEKDIASSLRLRDHVRRVLVVKDRPEWKTKKA, encoded by the coding sequence ATGCAACAGTACGACTTGAACCTGATCCTGAACCCCAACCTCAGCGCCGAGCAGGTGCAGATCGAGAAGGATTACATCGAGAACACCCTGAAGAACACCGGGGCAGAAATCGTTGGTCTGGACGACCGCGAAAGCAACACCCGCCTGGCTTACCACATTGGTAAAGACCGCGAGGGACGCATTCTGTTCTACACCATCAAGGCCGCCGGCAACCCCGAGAAGGACATTGCCAGCAGCCTGCGCCTGCGCGACCACGTTCGCCGCGTCCTGGTGGTCAAAGACCGCCCGGAGTGGAAGACCAAGAAAGCCTGA
- the paaI gene encoding hydroxyphenylacetyl-CoA thioesterase PaaI: MSLESTLGMTVLEASPTLTRIAMTVNEAGLNMHGTAHGGVIFSLADEAFAVISNQEAQAVAVETHMSFFKAANIGDELVAVAVPERVGRTLATYRVDVLRGDEKIALFLGTVSRREKPA; the protein is encoded by the coding sequence ATGAGTCTCGAGTCCACCCTGGGCATGACCGTTCTGGAAGCGTCCCCCACCCTGACCCGCATCGCCATGACCGTCAACGAGGCGGGACTGAACATGCACGGCACCGCGCACGGCGGCGTGATCTTCAGCCTGGCCGACGAGGCGTTCGCGGTGATTTCCAACCAGGAAGCGCAGGCCGTCGCCGTGGAGACCCACATGAGTTTCTTCAAGGCCGCGAACATCGGGGATGAACTGGTGGCCGTGGCCGTGCCGGAACGGGTGGGACGAACCCTCGCTACCTACCGCGTGGATGTGCTGCGCGGCGACGAGAAAATCGCCCTGTTCCTGGGCACCGTCAGCAGGCGCGAGAAACCTGCGTAA
- the rpsR gene encoding 30S ribosomal protein S18, with protein sequence MTQGNSDRKPRGKGPKRPRKPKVDPFSIGELEITDYKDVKMLRRFVSDTGKILPRRRTGLSAKHQRRIAQTIKIARQMALLPYTEKLVRK encoded by the coding sequence ATGACGCAAGGCAACAGTGACCGTAAGCCGCGCGGGAAGGGCCCCAAGCGCCCCCGCAAGCCCAAGGTTGATCCGTTCTCCATCGGGGAACTGGAAATTACCGATTACAAAGACGTGAAGATGCTCCGCCGCTTCGTAAGCGACACGGGCAAAATCCTTCCTCGCCGCCGCACCGGCCTCTCGGCCAAGCACCAGCGCCGCATCGCGCAAACCATCAAGATTGCGCGTCAGATGGCCCTGTTGCCCTACACCGAGAAACTGGTCAGGAAATAA
- a CDS encoding cation:proton antiporter — MLTAFAVLISFTAVLAYLNERTLKLPTTVGVTLAGALSSFVMIVLDATGLTPGVRGWASQLLETLNFTNFVLNGILSILLFAGALSLDARQMMRQRTSILTLAVLSTLISTFIIGFGAYAVFGLVGLNVPLMWSLLFGALISPTDPVAVLDLLKRAQVPKKIETLIAGESLFNDGVGVVVFLVLAGMAGIGAHHGEASLGSALTLFVREALGGMAFGAVLGALGYAMLRSIEQRAVEILITLALVVGGYVAATALGISGPLAMVVAGLALSAGKHAAMSDESREHIEGFWETVDEVLNIVLFAFIGLDVMLTQPTAPQLLAAALLIGVALAARWASVALPMLLLRAREGYAAYTVRLLTWGGLRGGIAISLGLGLPPSEYRSTLLTATYLIVLFSIAAQGLSIMPLVKKAVDAEQRRSNLN; from the coding sequence GTGCTGACCGCCTTCGCCGTTCTGATCAGTTTCACTGCCGTGCTGGCGTATCTCAACGAGCGCACCCTGAAGCTTCCGACCACGGTGGGCGTCACGCTGGCGGGCGCGTTGAGCAGTTTCGTGATGATCGTGCTGGATGCCACCGGCCTCACGCCGGGCGTGCGCGGCTGGGCCTCGCAACTGCTGGAGACCCTGAACTTCACCAACTTCGTCCTGAACGGCATCCTGAGTATCCTGCTGTTTGCCGGAGCGCTGAGCCTGGATGCCCGGCAGATGATGCGCCAGCGCACCAGCATCCTGACCCTGGCGGTGCTGAGTACCCTCATCAGCACGTTCATCATCGGGTTCGGCGCTTACGCGGTGTTCGGGCTGGTGGGCCTGAACGTGCCCCTGATGTGGTCGCTGCTGTTCGGGGCGCTGATTTCCCCGACCGACCCGGTGGCGGTGCTCGACCTGCTGAAACGCGCCCAGGTGCCCAAGAAAATAGAGACGCTGATTGCCGGGGAAAGCCTCTTCAACGATGGCGTGGGCGTGGTCGTGTTTCTGGTGCTGGCGGGCATGGCGGGCATCGGTGCCCACCACGGCGAGGCCAGCCTGGGCAGCGCGCTGACGCTGTTCGTGCGCGAGGCGCTGGGCGGCATGGCCTTTGGCGCCGTGCTGGGCGCGCTGGGGTACGCCATGCTCAGAAGCATCGAGCAGCGCGCGGTGGAGATACTGATCACGCTGGCGCTGGTGGTGGGCGGGTACGTGGCCGCCACCGCCCTGGGCATCAGTGGCCCGCTGGCGATGGTGGTGGCGGGCCTGGCGCTGTCCGCCGGCAAGCACGCCGCCATGAGCGACGAGAGCCGCGAACACATCGAAGGCTTCTGGGAAACGGTGGACGAGGTGCTGAACATCGTGCTGTTCGCCTTTATTGGCCTGGACGTGATGCTCACGCAACCCACTGCCCCTCAGCTGCTGGCCGCGGCCCTGCTGATCGGCGTGGCACTGGCCGCGCGCTGGGCCAGCGTGGCGCTGCCTATGCTGCTGCTGCGGGCCCGCGAGGGGTACGCCGCCTACACCGTGCGGCTCCTCACATGGGGCGGCCTGCGCGGCGGCATCGCCATCAGCCTGGGCCTGGGCCTACCGCCCAGCGAGTACCGCAGTACCCTGCTGACCGCCACCTACCTGATCGTGCTGTTCAGCATCGCCGCGCAGGGCCTGAGCATCATGCCCCTGGTGAAAAAAGCCGTGGACGCCGAGCAGCGGCGCTCGAACCTGAACTGA
- a CDS encoding YchJ family protein — translation MPVFYPPVKPCPCGSGRSYASCCQPFHTGAQWPETPEKLMRSRYSAYFLQDTAYVLETCHPEKRPADLDLNDGIRYTGLTIHEAVRDEVEFSVTLKTPDGHTHRFRERSRFERLGGRWVYVDGNVSIR, via the coding sequence ATGCCTGTGTTCTACCCGCCTGTCAAACCCTGCCCGTGTGGTTCCGGCCGCAGTTACGCGAGTTGCTGTCAGCCTTTTCATACCGGGGCGCAATGGCCGGAAACACCGGAGAAGCTCATGCGTTCGCGGTACTCGGCCTATTTCCTTCAGGACACGGCTTATGTGCTGGAAACGTGCCACCCGGAGAAACGCCCGGCTGACCTGGATTTGAACGATGGGATCAGGTACACGGGCCTGACCATTCACGAGGCGGTGAGGGATGAGGTGGAGTTCTCGGTCACGTTGAAAACGCCGGACGGGCACACCCACCGCTTCCGGGAACGGAGCCGTTTCGAGCGGCTGGGTGGGCGTTGGGTGTACGTGGATGGCAACGTTAGTATCAGGTAA